Proteins encoded by one window of Glycine soja cultivar W05 chromosome 15, ASM419377v2, whole genome shotgun sequence:
- the LOC114387391 gene encoding uncharacterized protein LOC114387391 produces the protein MAEEFVESEVVFPDHRAAHDWVVELAPPPRRERENCRRRAANSMPVSIPERTGRRHFGSAEEEAEEEEMTPPHEIVKRRVAAKMAFSVCTGNGRTLKGRDLSQVRNSILRLTGFLEA, from the coding sequence ATGGCTGAGGAGTTCGTCGAATCCGAGGTTGTCTTTCCCGACCACCGCGCCGCCCACGACTGGGTAGTGGAGCTGGCGCCCCCGCCgcggagggagagggagaattGTCGACGGAGGGCGGCGAATTCGATGCCGGTGAGTATACCGGAGAGGACGGGCCGGCGGCACTTTGGCTCCGCCGAGGAGGAGGCGGAAGAGGAGGAGATGACGCCGCCGCACGAGATCGTGAAGAGGAGGGTGGCTGCAAAAATGGCGTTTTCGGTGTGCACGGGGAATGGGAGGACATTGAAGGGACGTGATTTGAGTCAGGTCAGGAATTCGATTCTCAGGTTAACTGGGTTTCTGGAAGCATGA
- the LOC114388746 gene encoding transcription factor GTE12-like, translating to MIATETIVPSTKLKIKFSTKRMEVESGPKYEFGQKVSHTDENRSFNLNGKSSALNSNKRGPPTSIEGQKEKRQRIDRKGSMQCATILKSLMSHTYSWVFSKPVDPIALSIPDYFTIISHPMDLGTIKSKLEKNIYSGTEEFAADVRLTFSNAMKYNPPSNDVHLMAKELSKIFDRKWKDLGRKWKCEDEHDKSESETIKETGRKSLDMLSRHRDSLPKKTQVSEHKGMPKIRSLATKDARVEPSKLSQIPCKLIEKDMHKGSKGNHDVEQPAGSLKACSSVCFVTSKCRICGDTTCHCVIPSNSIQVSSDISSEGSEGGDVITRGADSLRQNCPTKCTSPIEKKSDPDSDGAVSSLDSEHVCPSSQHVTPTTDASSGEVWSTPVLPVQLSPKKALRAAMLKSRFADTILKAQQKTLLDHGDKGNPQKMQQEKERLERIQREERARIEAQIKIAEAAARMRAEEESRQRREKEREAARAAIEKMKRTVDIEHNVEIIKELESLSGCTLSYKAVGCRNGYKVALETLDKPQFENPLERLGLFIKEDFTADEDEEVLNGGFEEGEIFN from the exons ATGATTGCCACTGAAACTATAGTGCCGAGTACAAAATTGAAGATCAAGTTTTCAACCAAAAGAATGGAGGTTGAGTCTGGGCCAAAATATGAATTTGGACAGAAAGTGTCTCACACTGACGAAAACAGGAGCTTTAATTTGAATGGAAAATCCTCTGCACTGAATTCCAACAAGAGGGGACCACCCACAAGTATTGAGGGCCAAAAGGAGAAAAGGCAGAGGATTGATCGGAAAGGGTCGATGCAGTGTGCTACAATACTTAAGAGTCTAATGTCTCACACATATAGTTGGGTGTTTAGTAAGCCAGTGGACCCTATAGCGTTGAGTATTCCAGATTATTTTACAATCATATCTCATCCAATGGATTTGGGCACAATTAAATCTAAGctggagaaaaatatttattctggCACTGAGGAGTTTGCAGCTGATGTCAGACTGACCTTCTCAAATGCTATGAAATATAATCCTCCCAGTAATGATGTTCATTTGATGGCAAAGGAACTCAGCAAAATATTTGACAGAAAATGGAAAGACTTAGGTAGGAAATGGAAGTGTGAAGATGAGCATGATAAAAGCGAATCTGAAACAATTAAGGAAACTGGGAGAAAAAGTCTTGACATGCTGTCCCGGCATAGAGATTCCTTGCCCAAAAAGACACAAgtatctgaacacaaaggaatgCCCAAGATTAGATCATTGGCAACAAAAGATGCTAGA GTGGAGCCATCTAAATTATCACAGATTCCTTGCAAGTTGATTgagaaagacatgcacaaag GCAGCAAAGGTAATCATGATGTGGAACAGCCTGCTGGCTCTCTAAAGGCATGTTCTTCAGTATGCTTTGTCACATCCAAGTGTAGAATTTGTGGGGATACCACATGCCATTGTGTAATTCCTAGCAATTCAATACAGGTGTCATCAG ATATATCATCTGAAGGATCTGAAGGAGGGGATGTAATTACACGTGGTGCTGATTCTTTGAGACAG AATTGCCCGACTAAATGTACTTCACCTATTGAGAAGAAATCTGATCCTGATTCTGATG GGGCTGTAAGTTCTTTGGACAGTGAACATGTTTGTCCTAGTTCTCAGCATGTAACTCCTACTACTGATGCCTCTTCTGGGGAAG TATGGAGCACACCTGTTTTGCCTGTCCAGCTTTCTCCTAAAAAGGCTCTTCGTGCTGCTATGCTTAAAAGCCGCTTTGCAGATACCATTTTGAAAGCACAGCAAAAGACCCTTCTTGATCAT GGTGATAAAGGTAATCCTCAAAAAATGCAGCAGGAAAAGGAGAGGTTGGAAAGGATTCAGCGTGAAG AAAGAGCTAGGATCGAAGCCCAAATTAAAATTGCTGAAGCTGCTGCTAGAATGAGGGCCGAGGAAGAGTCAAGGCAgcggagagaaaaggaaagagaagCTGCTCGAGCAGCTATAGAAAAG ATGAAAAGAACCGTTGATATAGAACATAATGTGGAGATTATTAAAGAACTTGAAAGTTTGAGTGGATGCACGCTATCTTATAAAGCCGTGGGCTGTAGAAATGGCTACAAAGTTGCATTGGAGACATTGGATAAACCTCAGTTTGAGAACCCATTGGAGCGGCTTGGTTTATTTATCAAGGAAGACTTTACCGCAGATGAAGATGAGGAGGTTTTGAACGGAGGCTTTGAAGAAGGGGAAATTTTTAACTGA
- the LOC114388748 gene encoding eukaryotic translation initiation factor 4E-1-like, which yields MVVEDAQKSAITEDQNPSRVANDNNDDEDLEEGEILDDGDDGASATSKPPSALVRNPHPLENSWTFWFDNPSAKSKQAAWGSSIRPIYTFATVEEFWSIYNNIHHPSKLGVGADFHCFKHKIEPKWEDPICANGGKWTMTFQRGKSDTSWLYTLLAMIGEQFDHGDEICGAVVNVRSRQEKIAIWTKNASNEAAQVSIGKQWKEFLDYNDTIGFIFHEDAKKLDRGAKNKYVV from the exons ATGGTTGTGGAAGATGCCCAAAAATCAGCCATCACGGAGGACCAAAACCCTAGCAGGGTCGCCAACGACAACAACGACGACGAAGATCTCGAAGAGGGGGAGATCCTCGACGACGGTGACGACGGCGCCTCCGCCACATCAAAGCCTCCGTCCGCCCTCGTCCGCAACCCCCACCCTCTCGAGAATTCCTGGACCTTCTGGTTCGACAACCCTTCCGCCAAGTCCAAACAAGCCGCATGGGGCAGCTCCATCCGACCCATCTACACTTTCGCCACCGTCGAAGAGTTTTGGAG CATTTACAATAACATTCACCACCCGAGCAAGTTGGGTGTGGGGGCGGACTTTCATTGCTTCAAGCACAAGATTGAGCCCAAGTGGGAGGATCCTATCTGCGCTAATGGGGGAAAGTGGACTATGACCTTCCAAAGGGGAAAATCTGATACCAGTTGGTTATATACG TTGTTGGCAATGATTGGAGAACAGTTTGATCACGGAGATGAAATATGCGGAGCTGTTGTGAATGTCAGAAGTAGGCAGGAAAAAATTGCTATTTGGACTAAGAACGCTTCAAATGAAGCTGCTCAG GTGAGCATTGGAAAGCAGTGGAAGGAGTTTCTTGATTACAATGACACAATTGGCTTTATATTTCAT GAGGATGCAAAGAAGCTTGACAGAGGTGCTAAAAATAAATACGTTGTATGA